The window ATTTATACAGTGGCGTTGTGTACAATACCTCGTATAGCTAAGCCATTGACATTACAAGCTAAAAGGGGAGAAAAGAAATTGAAAGAATTATTGGGAATCAGAAGCTTATAAAGCTATGATTTGCCAAATGTTACAAAAAGCTTGGCAGAATAAATGGAAGATTAAACAATGTCTGGTTTAAAGAAGGAATCTGATAAACGGTTAACAAAAAAAAGGATATTTAAAGCATTAGCAGTTGTGACTTTTTTCCCAACTATTTTTGGTTTTATAGTAGCTAGGTCAGGATATATTGGATATAGCGTTATAGATGAATTGATACCCTTAAAGGTTAAAGTAGATAGCATCACATCATCAACAACAGGGGGTGGTAAATCACATGTATCAGCGCATTTTAGTAATAATGGAGACTATCACATAGTTTGCATCTCCTGTTACGAAGCAAGGGCAGGTTATTACATGAAAGATTCAATAGAAGTGTGGCTTAAACCTGGTCGGGAAACGGCATATTTGAAACATATTAATCCTAATAAAGAAGAACTGAGAAATAGATATTATCGCCAAATATTTTTAGTTGCAGGTTTTATGATTTACCCTTTCTTAATTTTTCTGTTTCTGTATATTCGTCAGGTTCATCTCGATAAGAAAAAACTCGAGGTTAATAGTATTTAAAAGTAATGATATGCTTTGAAACCTGTCTATTTAGAAGAATAGAAACTGTACACAACATCATGTAAAAACCATTGGCTAGGCTACGTTTTTGCTAATCATTTAATATAAGCCCGCAATTTTCGGCTAGCAATTTAGAATGTTAAAGGCAAAGTGTGGGAGGTGAACCGATCTAGCAATTTTTGGTAAATGAAAAATTGCTAACTTCATCATTTAAACAGACAGTGGGCGCACGGTTTTTACACACGTCCGTTATCTGGCATGACTGCACAACGAAAATGAAACTCCTGAACAAACTACCAACGGAACCAAATAAGCGCAGATGGACTGCAATTGGAATAACCGTCCTGCTTGCCACTCCATTGACTGCATGGGGCATTTATGGAATTGGTGAATATGGAGTAGCTCTTTTCATTTTAACTCCTCTTCTCATTGGAATAGTCTCAACAATCCTATTTGGACACGGGCGAACACTAACTAAAATGGAAGCTGCGAAAATCAGCTTTTTAACTCTACTTATTTTCACTATCGGTTTGATCGTTTTCGCAATGGAAGGACTGATTTGTATTGCGATGGCCGCTCCAATTGGTATCCTTCTAACTTGGATAGGGAGCTTGATTGGCCGAACAACTTTGAACAAAACTCCCGACAGCTCGCTAACCATAATCCTACTAACATTTCTAAGTGTTCCCATAACAGCGTTCACCGAACGAAACTCAGAAACTGAGCTTTTCACAGTATCAACCAGCTTGGTTATTGATGCAAATATTGAGACGGTTTGGACGAACGTCATCGAATTCCCACGAATGGACGAACCACAGGAATTCATATTCAAAGCTGGCATCTCCTACCCAATAGACTCGGAGATCAAAGGAACTGGTAAAGGTGCGATTCGTTATTGCAACTTCAACACTGGAAGTTTTGTCGAACCCATAACGGAATGGAACGAACCAACACTTTTACGATTTGACGTTCTCGAACAGCCAGAACCCATGACCGAATACAGTCTTTGGGACATTAATGCTCCACATTTGCACGACTACTTTGTTTCCGAACATGGAGAGTTCAAGTTAATCGAACTTCCGAACGGCCAAACTCAACTCGTGGGAACAACTTGGTATCGACACAACATCAAACCTGGTGCTTACTGGAAAACTTGGAGCGACTGGATAATTCACAGCATTCATAACCGAGTATTGAACCACATAAAACAGAAAGCTGAAAACGCCAGATAACAGATGCTATGAATGAATGGGGTTTTATCGGTCAGGATATTTTCATGGGGATTGTCCGCCACAAGTGTTAATTTTAAATCAAGACGTGGCTATGTGCGAGACGAGAGATTAGTGCATTCTAATCCCCACTCATCATAGCTGTCCGTTGTACTCAATTTAGTTAGAATGCATAAAATAAGTTATCTCATTTTGTTGGTCTTTCTATTATTTTCTTGCTCTCAAAAAGAAAAGAAATCAAAAGTTAAAGAAGTGCAAAAGTTAGGAACATCTAAAGACAATGCTTCTAAAATAGAAACAAACTCAATCCTCATAGACACAATTGCCAGGATACAAGAAACATACAGTTATTATGATTCAGTTGAGGTAATCCTTTTTAAGGAGGAGTCCTTTAAGGATTTCATTGCTTACGATCATGTTTTCAAAGTGCTAGCCGATTCCACAAAATTTCACTCTGAATATAGAAGTCTTATTGAAGAAAATATCTTTCATGGATTCAAGAAAATAGGAAATCCAATAACTCAAGATTTGAAAAATACATATAGCTCTATCTGGATCCCTGTAATTTTAAAGGACAAGAATAAATACCTTTATAATCCTGGTTTAGAAAACATAGAATATTTTATCATATCAGATACAGCAATTTATTACAATTCATTTAGTAGTAGTTTTAGTAAATTTGACTTTGAGAAACAAAAAGATAGTCTAGCGAAACACAGCAGCTTTAAGATAAATGAAAACCTTGAACTACAAGATAGGGCAATTAACCTCTATACCCTAGATTCAAATTTAAACTTAATCGAATTTGTCGATCAAAAACTAGAAGGGAATGGAACAAAAAATGGTTACATGCTAGCAACAACATTAGATAATCTCTTTCGCTATCCTATAATCGCTACTTACTCATCCGATGCACCAATAAAAATTCAAATGGATAAAGTGAATTACGACTCGTTAATTAATAAATCAACAAAAAAAGACTGAGTACAACAAAGGATAAAACCCATTTGCTTACCACCCTGTAGTCAAGATTCTGCTCAATAACCCGTAATTTATACTTGTTTTTCATAGCTGGCAAGTAAGGATAGAGCTCTAATATTTTTCAGTTACTAAAGATTTTGGGTTGGCAATGAAAGCATAAATTGCTACTTTCAGTATTTTATAGATCAGTATCGCAGTTTAAAGGTTATGTTCTACGGAAGTGGTAATTAGAAAATAAAAAATCCGACTTGGAAGACCTTCTGAAAGCGCATTTATCAATAACATGACCTCTATTTGAGCAGTATAAGATAATTTTACTAGACAAATATTAAAGCAAACACATGAAATATCTCTCTTTTTGGCAAACATGGGTAGTGGCAAGCTTACTAATGGCAATGCCCGCAATAGTCACAGCACAGGAAGCTGATCTCACTCTGGATGACCTCTTCGCAACGCCAAAACTGACAGGAACAAGCCCATCTGTACCTGTGTGGGCTCCGGACAGTGAGCACTTCGCCTTTTCATGGAGTGAACCAGAAAATCCAGTGCGAGGCCTCTGGG is drawn from Marivirga arenosa and contains these coding sequences:
- a CDS encoding SRPBCC family protein, with amino-acid sequence MKLLNKLPTEPNKRRWTAIGITVLLATPLTAWGIYGIGEYGVALFILTPLLIGIVSTILFGHGRTLTKMEAAKISFLTLLIFTIGLIVFAMEGLICIAMAAPIGILLTWIGSLIGRTTLNKTPDSSLTIILLTFLSVPITAFTERNSETELFTVSTSLVIDANIETVWTNVIEFPRMDEPQEFIFKAGISYPIDSEIKGTGKGAIRYCNFNTGSFVEPITEWNEPTLLRFDVLEQPEPMTEYSLWDINAPHLHDYFVSEHGEFKLIELPNGQTQLVGTTWYRHNIKPGAYWKTWSDWIIHSIHNRVLNHIKQKAENAR